AGTAAAAGTAATAGCACTCCAAAAGCAAAACGAAATTTTAAATAGTGAGCTTCAAAGCGTCCAAACCCCGCAATTTATCGAAAGTCAAGCTCGGGATAAACTTGGTTTAGCCAAAAAAGGGGAAATTGTAGTGGTTCTTCCCGATGAAAATAGTCTCAAAGCTCTTGCCCCAAAAGTAGAAGTTAAGACTTATTCTCTCCCAGATCCAGTTTGGCGTGATTGGTTGAAGCTATTTTTGTGATATAATACGCTCACATGCGGGGTAGTGTACAGTGCACGGGAGGCTCATAATCTCTCAGGCTAGGCGCAACTCCTAGCCCCGCAACACGAATGATTGAGGTGAAAGAACTTAAAAAAGGTGAGGACTTCATAGGAAATTGCGTAGTTTTTTTCTGCCATGATGGCAAAGGAAACGTCGTTATGTCAAAAAGAGGACAAAACGCAAGAGACGAAAAAGGAGTATGGGATATTGGCGGCGGTGGAATTGAATTTGGTGATACCGTTGAAAATACCTTAAGACAAGAAATACAACAAGAATATGGCACAGATGTTTTGGATTACGAATTTTTAGGATATAGAGATGTTCATAGAATTAATAACAATAAACCAACTCATTGGATTGCTTTAGATTTTAAAGTTCTAATCGATCCTTCAAAAGTAAAAAATGGCGAACCGCATAAATTTGATGACGTAAAAATGTTTTCTGTTAAAGATTTACCAAAAGAAATTCATTCTCAATTTCCACTGTTCCTTAAACTTTATAAAGAAAAGTTAGGAATTTAACTCTTTTTTTAGTAAAATACGCTTATTGCCAACGTAGCTCAGTGGTTAGAGCACAGCATTCATAACGCTGCGGTCGGTAGTCCGATTCTACCCGTTGGCACTATTTGATTTCAGTAAAATAAATTCTATACTTCAACTAATGTCACCAAGTATTAACGATTTTTTAGAAAGCGAAACAATTAAACCTAAAAAAGGGACACAATTTGTCTTTTCAAAAGAAGGAGCAGAAAGAATAAACAAAGAATCTCGACTTTTTAATTTCAAAGAAGGAGATAAATTAACATACCCAGCTCTTTCTAATAATGACGGAAATCACATTTACAGATATTTACAAATGCACCATGAAAGAACCGGTGGTTCGTTGCCGATTTACCGAGACCAAGACTTGTTCGCAAAGATGTTGCCGTTTTCTAAAGAAAGATAACTTCCAATTCTTCCTTCAATCAATTACAATCAGGTCATGGACAAAATTGTTTTCTCGGGTATTCAGCCATCTGGAAATCTTCACATTGGAAATTATATCGGCTCTATTAGTCAATGGGTCAAAGGCCAAAATGATGGGTTAAATATTTTTTGCATTGTGGATATGCATGCAATCACAGTTCCGCAGGAGCCAGAAAAGTTGCATAGCAAATCTTTAGAATTAGCAAAAATTTATTTGGCATCAGGAATTGATCCGGATAAAAATATTTTATTTCTTCAATCTCATAACCCGGACCATGCAAATCTTGGTTGGATTCTAAATTGCTTCGTTTCAATGGGCCAACTTAATCGCATGACTCAGTATAAAGACAAAAGCGAAGGAAAAGATTTTGTAAGCGCTGGACTTTTTGATTATCCAGCCTTAATGGCAGCAGATATTTTGTTGTATGACACGACAGAAGTTCCAGTAGGCGAAGACCAAAAACAACATGTTGAATTAACAAGAGATATTGCTGAGCGCTTTAATTCAAAGTTCGGTGAAACTTTTGTAATTCCTAAGCCAGTGATTCCGTCCGCAGGAGGTAGAATCATGAGCTTAGTTGATCCAACTAAAAAAATGAGCAAATCAGATACTAATCCAAATGCAACTATTTATTTATTAGATGATCCATCAATTGCAAAGAAAAAAATTATGTCAGCAACAACTGATAGCGATAATCAAATTAAATATAATTGGAAAGAAAAACCGGGAATTTCTAATTTAATAGAAATTATGAATCAATTATCAGGCCAAAGCATCGAAGAAATTGAAAGTGAATTTGCTGGTAAGTCATATAAAGAATTTAAAGAAGCAGTTTCAATTATTGTTGGCGATTTTCTTTCAGATTTTCAGGAAAAATACAGTGAATTTGACGATAATAATAAAGTTCTAGAAATATTAAAAGCAGGAAGCGAGAAATCATTTAAACTTTCTCATCCAAAATTACAAGAAACATATAAGAAATTAGGTTTTGTCGTTAATAAATAATATGGATCACATTACAATTCAGGATTTTGGCAAAGTTGATATTAGAATTGGAACTGTAAAAAAAGCAGAAGTGCCAGAGTGGTCTCATTGGGTAATAAAGCTTACAATTGATTTTGGATCAGAAATTGGTGAGAAAATTATTTTTTCTGGAATTATGAAGTTTTATAAAGCCAAAGATTTGGAAAATAAACAATTTCCATTTGTTGTAAATTTAGTTCCCAAAAAGATAGGACCGCAAGGAGATTATAGTAATGGAATGCTCATGGCAGTCTCTACTGGCGAGACAGAAGAAGACAAACCAGCTTTATTTAATCTAAAAGAAAAAGTGGAAAACGGCAGTAAAGTACTCTAACTAGCGCTTGTCTACTTTGTGTGCTAATATAACTCTCGCAAGCTTAGCTTTTAATAAATTATGGAAGACGAAAATAAAAAAAATAATTCAAAAATTCCCAAGATTCCCCAGAAAGGCATCAAAGTAAAAATAAATTTATTTCGAGTTGGTATTGCAATTTTAATTTTCCTAACGATTGCTCCTTTTGTTTTAGCTTTTTTCCAGAATCAAATCCAAAGTTCAGAAATTCCTTTATCGGTAGGCTTAGATGATATTAAAGGTGGAAAAGTAAGTAAAGTTGAAGTTGATAATGATACTTTAACTTTTGATTACAAAAACGGCAGTACAAAGACTGCAACCAAAGAAGACACAATTAGCTTTACAGAAATTTTAAGCAGAGCAAACATCGATCCTTCAAGTGTAAATTACACTATTCAAGACCAAACAATAAGTAAAACTCTTGGCGATGTTGCAGGAATTGTTTTACCGGTTTTATTCACAGGCGGAATTATTTATTTACTTTTTAGAATGCAAACCAGAAATGCAGGAGACATTTTTTCCTTTGGAAGAAGTAAGGCAAAATTATTTGCTAAAGGCAAACAAACTATTACTTTTAAAGATGTTGCAGGAGTTGATGAAGCCAAAAAAGAATTAGAAGAAATTGTTGATTTTCTAAAACATCCTGCAAAATACCGCGCTATTGGTGCCAGGACTCCAAAAGGAGTTTTATTATTTGGCCCGGCAGGAGTTGGAAAAACTTTGCTTGCAAGAGCAGTAGCAGGTGAAGCAAATGTTCCGTTTTTCAGCATGGCAGGTTCTGAATTTATGGAAATGCTTGTTGGAGTTGGTGCAAGCCGCGTTAGAGATTTATTTGCAAATGCCAAAGCAGCTGCTCCTTCTATAATTTTTATCGATGAAATTGATGCAATTGGCCGTCAACGAGGTCGAAGCGGTTTTGTCGGCGGTCATGATGAAAGAGAACAAACTTTAAATCAAATCTTGGTAGAAATGGACGGCTTCACTCCAAATGACAATGTTATTGTTATGGCAGCAACCAATCGTGGAGATTTGCTTGATCCGGCGCTTTTAAGGCCTGGCCGTTTTGATAGAAGAATTACTCTTGATATGCCAGATAAAGACGGCAGAAAAGCAATTTTGCAAATTCATGCTCGTGGTAAAAAATTTGTCAAAGATATTAATTGGGACAGAATTGCAGACCGTACAGTTGGTTTTTCAGGAGCTGATTTGGAAAATATGCTAAATGAAGCAGCAATTGCTGCAGCTCGTGCAGACAAAAAAGAAATTAATATGGAAGATGTAGAAGAAGCTGCAACTAAAGTTAAAATGGGCCCAGCGAGGCATCGTCTTCAAAGTGAAGAAGATAGGCGTATTACTGCTTATCATGAAGGCGGCCATGCTATTGTCACAAATTCAATTCCCAATATGGATCCAGTTCATAGAATTTCAATTGTGGCACGCGGTATGAGTTTAGGTCACACCTTAATTCCGCCAGCAGCAGATCGCACTCATGAAACTAAAAAACATTTTGAAGCACAGCTTGCAGCAATGATGGGAGGCCGGGCTGCTGAAGAAATTATATTTAACGATATAACTGCAGGAGCGAGCAATGACATTGAAAATGCCACAAGACTTGCAAGAGCCATGGTCACAGATTTTGGAATGAGCGATTTAGGCCCAATCAATATGGGTGCCCAAACAGGTTATGATGACTTTGGAAATGTAAACTGGACCGAAGCTTCAAGTGTTTCACCAGCTATGCAGGAAAAAATTGATTTGGAAGTTAAAAAGTTTATGGATACCGCTCATAAAACCGCAGTTGCAGTTTTGAAAAAAGAAAGAAAGAAATTAGACGCAGTTGCTTTAAGCTTATTAAAAGACGAAACTCTAGACCGTGATCAATTTGAAAAAATAGTTGGAGATAAAAATAAGTCCAAGGCAGGTGAGAATAAATGAGTCAAGAATATAATATTCACTATCATGAGCATGTTTTTCAGATCAACGAACAAGAAGAAATTCTTTTAAAACAAAAGAATCTGCCAGAGAATTTAGACCTCAAACAACAACACAGGAAGATATAATACAAACTAATTCAGACATCTTAATAAATGGAATAGTAAGTTTGTGTAGCAAAGAAATAACTATTGATGGAAAAACATAAACCATTTAATTTAACAACAGAAAGCGACTTAAAAATTGCTTTTGATTTTTCTCTTAGACATTTAACCAACCCAGAATACGTCAAAGTAGTTAAAACTTTTCAAAGAGATACCGATGAACAAGACAAAAGACATAATTTCCAAATAGCACATTCATATCGAATCTGTGCATCAAAAGGAATCGTAATGGGACAAGCAACAAGAAACATTCCTTTTCATGAATTCGTAGAATAATTTAATTCCTGCCCAATTAACTGGAGTTACTCAAACTCTGTCTATATTCATTAATTGCATCTTGTATGGTCTGTTCATCTTCGTAAACTAATTGACAGGCTTTTTCTCGCATCTCCTCCTCATTAAAAGTTCCATTTGCTTTTAATGAATCTCGAGCTTCAAGTTTAGCAAGCCCAAGATCCAATCCTTCCTCCCAATCAAGTTTTGAAAGTTCTTTTAGTCTTTGTATTAATCCGGGAAATGTTACGTCTATAGCTGTGTCCAAAAAATCACAATAAATGTTATAAGATCTCACAGATTTCTCATAAGTTCCTTCAACTGTCATAATTTAAATAATATATACAAATTCGTTTTCTGTTACAATACCCATATGAAACTTCTTGTTGGTCTTGGAAATCCAGAAGCCAAATATTTTAATACTCGTCATAACATTGGCTACAAATTTATTGACGCAATGAACGAAAACCTTAAAACAAAATATAAAAGAAAACCAGGAGCAAATTCTGAAAAATTTCTACAAAGCATTATTTGGGATTATTCTCCGTTTGCATGTCTTGCAAAGCCCTTAAAGTATATGAACGATTCAGGTATTTCAGTTAAAAAATTAGTTGATGCATATAAATTAGATTTAAAAGATCTATATATCGTTCACGATGATTTAGATATAGCCCTCGGTGAATATAAAATCCAGTTTGGAAAAGGTCCAAAAGTCCATAATGGCATTCAAAGTATTATCGATGAATTAGGAACTGATCAATTTGGAAGAATTAGAATTGGAATTGAAAACCGTCAGGCCTTGAGTGAACAAAGTGAATCGAAAGGTCGCATTCCTGGAGACAAGTATGTTTTACAAGACTTCACAGCTGATGAAAAACCTGTTATAAATTGGACTATACAAAAGTTAATCCATGACGAATTTTTCGAATCTCTCCGATACGCTTAAAAAATATCAATTAACTGATAAAGATAAATTCATTTCCGCTGAATTCCAAAAATATGCATACGATTTAGCAGTTGAATTAGGAGATTTAGAACATAAATCTCTTTATATGAAATTAGCAAAAACGACTCCAAGAATCTTGCTTGAAAATGCCCGCACTTTTGTCAAAGATGCAGATAACGCTAGAAGTAAAGCAAGACTTTTTATGTGGAAGTTAAAACAGTTAAAAGAAGAAAAGAAAAAGTAGTTATCTAAAAAATATTACTCCAGGAGTATTAGCAACTGTAATTGAGCCTTTTTCATAAATTCCTTTCATATTTTTATGGTAAGTATTACCATCTTCGTCAGTAACTATTGTAGAAGCTAAAGTTACAATTTTCCCTCTAGCAATAATTTCATTATTTTGTCTTATTTCGCCATTAGGCGCGGACGGCAATTGTATCAATATGCGAGCTTGTTGAAATAGAAAAAAAGAATTATGTAATACACCACCCTTAATAGCTCTGAAATATTGTTGTCCTTTTTCTTTGAAACTCATTGCATCAGGATTTATAATTGTAATTTCTCCTGTTTCATAATCTCTTTCTATGCCTGAGCTCATAATTAAATCTATTATATAATATAAACATGAATTTTTCTGGTAATTGGGTAGATCTTGTAATAATTTTAGTTTTAATCATTTTTACTTACCAAGGTTTTGTAAATGGTTTCTGGTCAATTCTTATTGATTTTATTTCCTTTTTTGGTTCGCTTTTATTATCTTTAAAGACTTATCAATTTATAAGCAGTATTCTCCAGAAAAATTTTGCAATTAATTTACAAATCGCAAACGCAGTTGGTTTTTTAGTTTCTGCAGTTTTTATTGAAATTATTATTAGTTATTTTCTAACTTTACTCATTTCAAAAATCCCCACAAAAATTCTTCATCATCCAGTAAACAAAATTATTGGCTGTATTCTTTCTTTTGCTCAAGGAGTTATTTTAGTTGCCTTTGTCATTACTTTAGCAATTGCTCTTCCAATAAATCCTAAAATTAAAACAGATATCAGTAATTCTCAAATTGGAAATTATATCCTCAGCAAAACCGCTGGTTTAGAAAAAGAAATTGATAATGTTTTCGGAGGAGCCATAAACCAGTCGCTCACTTATTTAACTGTTGAGCCAGAAAGTAAAACTTCAGTTCCCCTTGATGCCCCAAGTAATAATTTAACGATTGATCGCGATGATGAAACAAAAATGTTTCAGTTAGTTAATGAAGAGCGAACTATGCGCGGAATACAAGCTCTCACATGGGATATAAAATTAGTAGTTCTTGGGGAAAATTATGGAAAATTTATGTGGCAAAATCATTATTTTGGCCATTATGATCAAGAAGGCCACGATGTTGCTTACCGTATGCAACAAGCAGAAATTAGCTATCAAGTAGCAGGGGAAAATCTGGCGCTTGCTCCAACAGTCGAAGTTGCCCACACTGGATTAATGAATTCTCCCGGTCATAAGGCAAATATTTTAGATAAAGATTTCAAAAAAATTGGAATCGGAGTAATTGATAATGGTTTTTACGGCAAAATTTTTGTGCAAGAATTCACAAATTAGTTTAAAATGATTTAAATGAAAAAAGAGCTTGCCCTCCATTTAATTACAACCATTCTATTATTTATTCCAGTTTTTCTTTTGCGCTTTTTGAATCTACAAAATCTTTCTAATAATTTAATTTTCCTTCCATATTTAATTGGCGGTCTTATTGGCGCAGTCTTGCCAGATATTGATCACGTGATTTATGTTTATTATTTAAAGCCTTATGAGTTAACCAGCCAGCGTGTAATGTATCAAGCTCAAAAAGGAAATTTAACAGAAAGCTGGAACATTTTATCAAACACTCGAAGCGAGCGAACGAATTTAATTTTTCATTCCATATTATTTCAAATTATTTTTGTAATTTTAAGTTTTCTTGTCATTACTTCATCAAGTAGTTTGCTTGGGAAAGGTCTTGTTATAGCTTTTTTACTACATCTTCTTTTAGATGAATATCTTGATTTAAAAACTAATATAAATTTACAAAACTGGTTTAAAAATATTCCAATTCAATTAGACCAAAACCAGTTAACAATTTATCTTCTTACAAATTTCGCGATCATTTTAATTTTTGCATTTCTGATGTAAAATCCTCTTGTGACCAAACTCCAGGAAAAATATAAAGAAATTTCTCTTCTTTCTGATATCCAAGCGATTTTAAGCTGGGATGAAGAAGTTAATATGCCAGAAAAAGCTGCTGAAAACAGAGGAGAACAAACTGCGTTTTTAGTTTCACTACTAGCTGATAAATGGCAGGATAAAACTTTTCAGGATTTAATTTCAAAAGAAAAAAACAAAAATACAAAAAGAATTTTAGAGAGATCATTAAAAATTTACAATAAAATCCCAAAGAAATTATTAATAGAAGAATCAAAATTAATTTCTGAAAGTTTTACAGCTTGGGTTGAAGCGAGAAAGAAAAAAGATTTTAATATTTTTGCTCCGTATCTGGAAAAATTAATTTATATAAGTAGAAAAAAAGCGAAATATTTAGGATATAAAAATAATCCATACGATGCATTATTAGACCTCCACGAGCCAGGTTTAACTGCAGAATTTGTCGAAAATTTATTTTCTAAATTAACTCCACAGTTGTTAGAAATTATAAAAAATATAAAACAAACTAAAAAACATACTAAATTTAATATGAATATTAATAAACAAAAAGAAATTGCTGGATTTGTTTTGCAAAAAATGGGTTACGATTTTAATGCCGGAAGAATGGATGTTGCTCCTCACCCTTTTGAAACGACTTTGGGAAGGTTTGACGTTCGTATTACAAATCGTTACGACGAAAAAAGTTTGGAAAGTTTAACTGGCGCAATGCATGAAGGCGGCCACGCCTTATACGAGCAGGGAGCAGACCTTAAATACGAAAACACTCCCTTAGATCACGGTGTCTCCCTTGGGATTCACGAAAGTCAGTCCAGATTCTGGGAAAATATGATTGGAAGAAGTAGACAATTTTGTAAATATATTTCATCAAAATATAATTTAACTCCGGATGAAATTTATAATTTATTAAATAAAGTTGAAAAAAGTTTCATCAGAGTTGATGCAGATGAGGTAACTTACAATTTACATATAGCAATTCGTTTTGAAATTGAAAATGATCTAATTAACGGAAAAATAAAAGTTAAAGATTTGCCTGAAGTCTGGAATTCGAAAATGAAAAAATATTTAGGAATCACTCCAAAAAATAATTCCGAAGGAGTTTTGCAGGATATTCATTGGGCTCACAATTCTTTTGGCTATTTTCCAACATATACTTTGGGAAATTTGTATGCAGGGCAATGGTATTATTTTCTTAAAAAAGATATTAAAAATTTTGATAAGTTGGTCGAATCTGGAAACTTCAAACCAATTTTAAATTGGCTAAGAAAAAATATTCACCAGTATGGAAGTTTTTATTATCCAGATGAATTAGTTAAACGCGTTACAGGAGAATCTCTTAATCCAGATTATTTTGTAAATTATTTAAAAGAAAAATATGAAAGTTAATTGGTTAAGAGTAATCAAAACTTTAAACTTAATTTTTTGGTTCCCAATCGCAATAATCTCTCTTCTATTTCCAATAGAAGAAGCAGTTTCTTATTCTAAGATCAGTTATTTTTTTGTTGGAATCCTAATAATGCTTATTCTTCTTTGTGGATCGTTTTTAATAAATATTTTTAATATAATTTTTGTTATTTTAGGAAACTTATATTTAGTTAAATTCAAGAAGATAATTAACTCTAATATTTATATCACCTTTATTGCAGCTCTTTTAAATTTATTTTTATTCATTGTCTTAGAATTAACTTGCAACACTAACCCTGTTTGTTATGAAGAAGGTTCATTGATAAGTGGAAGCGGAATAATTTTATTTATTTTTGCGG
The Patescibacteria group bacterium genome window above contains:
- a CDS encoding septum formation initiator family protein — its product is MLTRIKSLLQVLSLFLAVLLAFSLIKSIVKITGSGSKITDEEVKVIALQKQNEILNSELQSVQTPQFIESQARDKLGLAKKGEIVVVLPDENSLKALAPKVEVKTYSLPDPVWRDWLKLFL
- a CDS encoding NUDIX domain-containing protein, with protein sequence MKELKKGEDFIGNCVVFFCHDGKGNVVMSKRGQNARDEKGVWDIGGGGIEFGDTVENTLRQEIQQEYGTDVLDYEFLGYRDVHRINNNKPTHWIALDFKVLIDPSKVKNGEPHKFDDVKMFSVKDLPKEIHSQFPLFLKLYKEKLGI
- the trpS gene encoding tryptophan--tRNA ligase → MDKIVFSGIQPSGNLHIGNYIGSISQWVKGQNDGLNIFCIVDMHAITVPQEPEKLHSKSLELAKIYLASGIDPDKNILFLQSHNPDHANLGWILNCFVSMGQLNRMTQYKDKSEGKDFVSAGLFDYPALMAADILLYDTTEVPVGEDQKQHVELTRDIAERFNSKFGETFVIPKPVIPSAGGRIMSLVDPTKKMSKSDTNPNATIYLLDDPSIAKKKIMSATTDSDNQIKYNWKEKPGISNLIEIMNQLSGQSIEEIESEFAGKSYKEFKEAVSIIVGDFLSDFQEKYSEFDDNNKVLEILKAGSEKSFKLSHPKLQETYKKLGFVVNK
- a CDS encoding methionine--tRNA ligase, translating into MDHITIQDFGKVDIRIGTVKKAEVPEWSHWVIKLTIDFGSEIGEKIIFSGIMKFYKAKDLENKQFPFVVNLVPKKIGPQGDYSNGMLMAVSTGETEEDKPALFNLKEKVENGSKVL
- the ftsH gene encoding ATP-dependent zinc metalloprotease FtsH — encoded protein: MEDENKKNNSKIPKIPQKGIKVKINLFRVGIAILIFLTIAPFVLAFFQNQIQSSEIPLSVGLDDIKGGKVSKVEVDNDTLTFDYKNGSTKTATKEDTISFTEILSRANIDPSSVNYTIQDQTISKTLGDVAGIVLPVLFTGGIIYLLFRMQTRNAGDIFSFGRSKAKLFAKGKQTITFKDVAGVDEAKKELEEIVDFLKHPAKYRAIGARTPKGVLLFGPAGVGKTLLARAVAGEANVPFFSMAGSEFMEMLVGVGASRVRDLFANAKAAAPSIIFIDEIDAIGRQRGRSGFVGGHDEREQTLNQILVEMDGFTPNDNVIVMAATNRGDLLDPALLRPGRFDRRITLDMPDKDGRKAILQIHARGKKFVKDINWDRIADRTVGFSGADLENMLNEAAIAAARADKKEINMEDVEEAATKVKMGPARHRLQSEEDRRITAYHEGGHAIVTNSIPNMDPVHRISIVARGMSLGHTLIPPAADRTHETKKHFEAQLAAMMGGRAAEEIIFNDITAGASNDIENATRLARAMVTDFGMSDLGPINMGAQTGYDDFGNVNWTEASSVSPAMQEKIDLEVKKFMDTAHKTAVAVLKKERKKLDAVALSLLKDETLDRDQFEKIVGDKNKSKAGENK
- the pth gene encoding aminoacyl-tRNA hydrolase, which encodes MKLLVGLGNPEAKYFNTRHNIGYKFIDAMNENLKTKYKRKPGANSEKFLQSIIWDYSPFACLAKPLKYMNDSGISVKKLVDAYKLDLKDLYIVHDDLDIALGEYKIQFGKGPKVHNGIQSIIDELGTDQFGRIRIGIENRQALSEQSESKGRIPGDKYVLQDFTADEKPVINWTIQKLIHDEFFESLRYA
- a CDS encoding CvpA family protein, giving the protein MNFSGNWVDLVIILVLIIFTYQGFVNGFWSILIDFISFFGSLLLSLKTYQFISSILQKNFAINLQIANAVGFLVSAVFIEIIISYFLTLLISKIPTKILHHPVNKIIGCILSFAQGVILVAFVITLAIALPINPKIKTDISNSQIGNYILSKTAGLEKEIDNVFGGAINQSLTYLTVEPESKTSVPLDAPSNNLTIDRDDETKMFQLVNEERTMRGIQALTWDIKLVVLGENYGKFMWQNHYFGHYDQEGHDVAYRMQQAEISYQVAGENLALAPTVEVAHTGLMNSPGHKANILDKDFKKIGIGVIDNGFYGKIFVQEFTN
- a CDS encoding metal-dependent hydrolase, whose amino-acid sequence is MKKELALHLITTILLFIPVFLLRFLNLQNLSNNLIFLPYLIGGLIGAVLPDIDHVIYVYYLKPYELTSQRVMYQAQKGNLTESWNILSNTRSERTNLIFHSILFQIIFVILSFLVITSSSSLLGKGLVIAFLLHLLLDEYLDLKTNINLQNWFKNIPIQLDQNQLTIYLLTNFAIILIFAFLM
- a CDS encoding carboxypeptidase M32, coding for MTKLQEKYKEISLLSDIQAILSWDEEVNMPEKAAENRGEQTAFLVSLLADKWQDKTFQDLISKEKNKNTKRILERSLKIYNKIPKKLLIEESKLISESFTAWVEARKKKDFNIFAPYLEKLIYISRKKAKYLGYKNNPYDALLDLHEPGLTAEFVENLFSKLTPQLLEIIKNIKQTKKHTKFNMNINKQKEIAGFVLQKMGYDFNAGRMDVAPHPFETTLGRFDVRITNRYDEKSLESLTGAMHEGGHALYEQGADLKYENTPLDHGVSLGIHESQSRFWENMIGRSRQFCKYISSKYNLTPDEIYNLLNKVEKSFIRVDADEVTYNLHIAIRFEIENDLINGKIKVKDLPEVWNSKMKKYLGITPKNNSEGVLQDIHWAHNSFGYFPTYTLGNLYAGQWYYFLKKDIKNFDKLVESGNFKPILNWLRKNIHQYGSFYYPDELVKRVTGESLNPDYFVNYLKEKYES